The genomic region GCGATCCGCGCCTCGGCTACGACGAAGTCCATCACCCCGAATGGTTTGAGCACCACGCCGGTATGGACGAGAGCGGCAAGGGCGACGTATTCGGCCCACTGGTCGTCGCTTGTGTCATCGCAGAGCCCAAGGCAATCCGCAGCTGGATTGAAGCCGGCGTGCAAGACTCCAAAAAGGTCACCGACGCCACCATCAGCAAGCTCGCCAAGATCATCAAAAATACACCTGGCGCCGTGGTCGAAAGCATGAAACTCGGCATGCCCAAATACAACGAACTGATGGCCAAACCCAAGGCCAACCTCAACCTCCTCCTCGCCTGGCAACATGCCAAAGCCATTGAAGCAGCGCTCGACCGACAATTCGTCCCCTGGGGTATGCTCGACCAATTTAGCAAACAGCCCCTCGTCGAACGCTACCTGAAAAGCCATCCCGACTTCGACCTCCGTATGATGACCAAAGCCGAAGCCGATCCCGTCGTCGCAGCAGCCTCCATCATCGCCCGCGACCTATATGTAAAACAGATGGAAGCCCTATCAGAAATCGCCGGCGAACCGCTCCTCAAAGGTGCCAGCAGCGCCGTCAAACAACAGGCGACCCGCATCTTCGAAAACCAGGGTAAAAGCGGCCTACAGTCCGTCGCCAAAATGCACTTCAAAACAGTCTACGAAGCCCAAGGCCTCGAACCCCCGAAGAAGACCTATGTTCGGCGGTGAAATCAGCTTTCACCGTGTTGCCACTACTTGCAATGACCGGTATTTTATCGAAATTCGAGGAAGCTGATCAGAAGTAACTGTGAAGTCCTGATTTCCGGTTGTCAGTTTTGATTCGTTGTTGGGTGATTTGTCTTCTGGTTAATTTGTGGAGGTTT from Opitutales bacterium harbors:
- a CDS encoding ribonuclease HIII, which translates into the protein MPKAKKKTDDAPARKSFYTLKLEPEQMEKLHSILDARDWESYAVDHAAFAYKGPSVNIVAYKSRKLVIQGKGTEDFVTMSLEAEVTGDPRLGYDEVHHPEWFEHHAGMDESGKGDVFGPLVVACVIAEPKAIRSWIEAGVQDSKKVTDATISKLAKIIKNTPGAVVESMKLGMPKYNELMAKPKANLNLLLAWQHAKAIEAALDRQFVPWGMLDQFSKQPLVERYLKSHPDFDLRMMTKAEADPVVAAASIIARDLYVKQMEALSEIAGEPLLKGASSAVKQQATRIFENQGKSGLQSVAKMHFKTVYEAQGLEPPKKTYVRR